In Synergistaceae bacterium, one genomic interval encodes:
- the whiA gene encoding DNA-binding protein WhiA codes for MTRHKQRASIPHDMDKDLWLSKIWDEWLTSPVKSRTFADAETSGLLAGMRRTHTSFTTNRLRAARRLTGPGKFPLWPLTSYSEKFTLNISMITRPNRKASVNFTVIPAIRTAPPQNSALIWPWLKGLWGSTGGLYFPKSGYYLTLIISDAELSHITRGILAKTGLAWSEHRNEFTLRNHDDIMTFLYNAGMESGALDFEGRSLIRSARNKANLARNYDTANIARSVKAAHEQRKIAERILSSGKIDALPENLRGLLRLRLENPDISLEELGGMLNPPVSKSTVNYRWKKIKNFIEG; via the coding sequence GAGTGGCTCACTTCTCCCGTGAAATCTCGCACATTCGCAGACGCAGAAACTTCCGGGCTTCTCGCGGGAATGAGACGGACTCACACGTCATTCACGACAAACAGGCTCAGGGCGGCACGCAGACTCACAGGGCCGGGAAAATTCCCCTTGTGGCCTCTCACGTCTTACTCAGAGAAATTTACGCTCAACATTTCCATGATTACACGCCCGAACCGAAAAGCCTCCGTGAATTTCACCGTCATCCCCGCAATACGCACAGCACCTCCGCAAAATTCCGCGTTAATATGGCCGTGGCTCAAAGGTCTATGGGGCAGCACAGGAGGGCTATATTTCCCGAAATCAGGCTACTATTTGACGCTGATTATTTCTGACGCTGAACTCTCGCACATAACGCGGGGCATTCTCGCAAAAACTGGACTCGCTTGGAGCGAACACAGAAATGAATTTACCCTCCGAAATCATGACGACATCATGACGTTTCTATACAACGCAGGAATGGAGTCGGGTGCGCTCGATTTTGAGGGAAGGAGTCTGATTCGGTCAGCAAGAAACAAAGCCAACCTCGCACGGAATTACGACACCGCCAACATTGCCCGGTCAGTGAAGGCAGCACACGAACAAAGAAAGATTGCCGAGAGAATTTTATCGTCAGGAAAAATTGACGCGCTCCCGGAAAATTTGCGCGGCCTTCTGAGACTGAGACTCGAAAATCCCGACATATCGCTTGAAGAGTTAGGCGGCATGTTGAATCCCCCTGTCAGCAAAAGCACAGTTAATTACCGCTGGAAGAAAATCAAAAATTTTATTGAGGGCTGA